A part of Hydrogenobacter sp. T-8 genomic DNA contains:
- a CDS encoding methylthioribulose 1-phosphate dehydratase — translation MHAEVSELIEIGRLLHLRGWLPASGGNLSVRLEDERVLITASGSHKGHLTREDFVVVNLKGEILEGSKKPSAETELHLLVYRVFPQAKSVLHVHSINSTLISRMAQEDIRLEGYELLKAFDGIKTHETIISVPVFENCQDMEELSKKIEKRLKEEKVYGFLLRSHGLYTWGKGIREAYIRLEAFEFLFECELRLMRLA, via the coding sequence ATGCACGCAGAAGTCTCTGAACTTATAGAGATAGGAAGGCTTTTGCATTTAAGGGGTTGGCTACCTGCAAGTGGTGGAAATCTTTCTGTGAGGCTTGAGGATGAGAGGGTGCTTATTACCGCTTCAGGAAGCCACAAGGGACATCTTACAAGAGAAGACTTTGTGGTGGTCAACCTAAAGGGAGAGATATTAGAAGGCTCAAAAAAGCCTTCTGCGGAAACGGAGCTTCATCTTTTAGTCTATAGGGTTTTTCCACAGGCAAAGTCCGTCTTGCATGTGCATTCTATAAACTCCACGTTAATATCAAGAATGGCACAAGAAGACATAAGGCTTGAAGGGTATGAGCTTCTGAAAGCCTTTGATGGCATAAAAACCCACGAAACGATTATAAGTGTCCCTGTCTTTGAAAACTGCCAAGACATGGAGGAGTTATCTAAGAAAATTGAAAAGAGACTAAAGGAAGAAAAGGTTTACGGCTTTCTCCTTAGGTCTCATGGCTTATACACATGGGGCAAAGGCATAAGGGAGGCTTATATAAGGCTTGAGGCTTTTGAGTTTCTCTTTGAGTGTGAGCTTAGGCTAATGCGTTTGGCATGA